In one Paracoccus everestensis genomic region, the following are encoded:
- a CDS encoding TRAP transporter small permease subunit: MPALALGFVRIVEAINRRVGRIAIYLLFVLAGVLAWSIIAKALFRPALWTQEMAQFTMIAYVVLGGAYSLMGGAHVRMDLLYSRWSIRTRAAVDSVTILALIVFLAVILWGGIESTIYAFEVGERSRTVWRPYMAPIKIVICLGTLLMLLQSVVFLIRDIATLRGTPIPEARV; encoded by the coding sequence ATGCCGGCCCTGGCGCTCGGTTTTGTGCGCATCGTCGAGGCGATAAACCGGCGCGTCGGACGCATCGCGATCTATCTGCTGTTCGTGCTGGCGGGCGTGCTGGCCTGGTCAATCATCGCCAAGGCCCTCTTCCGGCCCGCGCTGTGGACCCAGGAAATGGCGCAGTTCACCATGATTGCCTATGTCGTGCTGGGGGGCGCTTATTCGCTGATGGGGGGCGCCCATGTGCGGATGGACCTGCTGTATTCCCGCTGGTCGATCCGGACGCGCGCAGCGGTGGACAGTGTGACGATCCTCGCGCTGATCGTGTTCCTGGCCGTTATCCTGTGGGGCGGCATCGAAAGCACGATCTATGCCTTCGAGGTGGGAGAGCGGTCGCGCACCGTCTGGCGGCCCTATATGGCGCCGATCAAGATCGTGATCTGCCTTGGCACCTTGCTGATGCTGCTGCAATCGGTCGTGTTCCTGATCCGCGACATCGCCACCCTGCGCGGCACCCCCATCCCCGAGGCGCGCGTTTGA
- a CDS encoding TRAP transporter large permease, with protein MSYELIAISMFLGMLALLMTGQRVFAGIGFVAVIAAIALWGDRGGYDLAFTSAIKLMNWFPMLTLPMFVWMGYVMSETRMADDLYRMFHVWFGPVPGGLAVGTILLMVLVSAMNGLSVAGLAIGATIALPEMLRRGYDKVMVTGIIQGGSSLGILVPPSIVLVLYAMIARQPVGHLWLAGVFPGLLMAGLFIVYVLIRCGLNPRLAPRLSAEERAAITWGERLRLLRAGIMPLVIFGAMMGPFVAGYVSLVESSVVGAVIASLVAVIKGRWTRTVWEVCMRGTLNVTCMFMWILLAALAFGAVFDGLGAVRAIESFFLEDLGLTRWQVIILMQVSFLIMGMFLDDTAMLVIVAPLYIPLVRALEFDLIWYGILYTITCQIAYITPPFGYNLFLMRALAPDHVSLGDIYRSIVPIVGIMILTLAIIMAFPQIALWLPGQVYGQ; from the coding sequence ATGTCATATGAGTTGATCGCGATCTCGATGTTCCTGGGGATGCTGGCGCTGCTGATGACGGGGCAACGCGTCTTTGCCGGGATCGGCTTTGTCGCCGTGATCGCGGCGATCGCGTTGTGGGGTGACCGGGGCGGGTATGACCTGGCCTTCACCAGTGCGATCAAGCTGATGAACTGGTTTCCGATGCTGACCCTGCCGATGTTCGTCTGGATGGGCTATGTCATGTCGGAAACCCGCATGGCGGACGACCTGTACCGGATGTTCCATGTCTGGTTCGGCCCGGTGCCGGGCGGACTGGCGGTGGGTACCATCCTGCTGATGGTGCTGGTGTCGGCCATGAACGGGCTGTCAGTCGCGGGCCTTGCGATCGGCGCAACCATCGCGCTGCCGGAAATGCTACGGCGGGGCTATGACAAGGTGATGGTCACGGGCATCATCCAGGGCGGATCGTCCCTGGGCATTTTGGTGCCGCCGTCCATCGTGCTGGTGCTTTATGCGATGATCGCGCGCCAGCCGGTGGGGCATCTGTGGCTGGCGGGAGTCTTTCCCGGCCTGCTGATGGCGGGGCTGTTCATCGTCTATGTGCTGATCCGCTGCGGGCTGAACCCGCGCCTTGCGCCACGCCTGTCGGCCGAGGAACGGGCCGCCATCACCTGGGGCGAAAGGCTGCGCCTGCTGCGTGCGGGGATCATGCCGCTGGTGATCTTCGGGGCGATGATGGGGCCCTTCGTGGCGGGCTATGTCAGCCTAGTCGAATCCTCGGTGGTGGGGGCGGTCATCGCCTCGCTGGTGGCGGTCATCAAGGGCCGCTGGACCCGCACCGTCTGGGAGGTATGCATGCGCGGCACGCTGAACGTGACCTGCATGTTCATGTGGATCCTGCTGGCCGCCCTTGCTTTTGGCGCCGTCTTCGACGGGCTTGGCGCGGTGCGCGCCATCGAGTCCTTCTTTCTGGAGGATCTGGGCCTGACTCGCTGGCAGGTCATCATCCTGATGCAGGTGTCCTTCCTGATCATGGGGATGTTCCTGGACGACACGGCCATGCTGGTGATCGTCGCGCCGCTCTATATCCCGCTGGTGCGCGCCCTGGAATTCGACCTGATCTGGTACGGCATCCTTTACACGATCACCTGCCAGATCGCCTATATCACGCCGCCCTTCGGCTATAACCTGTTCCTGATGCGGGCGCTTGCCCCCGACCATGTGTCGCTGGGCGATATCTATCGCTCCATCGTGCCCATCGTCGGCATCATGATCCTGACGCTGGCGATCATCATGGCTTTCCCGCAGATCGCCTTGTGGCTGCCTGGGCAGGTTTACGGACAATGA
- a CDS encoding TRAP transporter substrate-binding protein, giving the protein MTTRRKFLMTAPLAAGAATLAAPAVHAQGAPIRWRMQTYAGAALGEHVVKPAIDRFNAIAEGQMQIELYYADQLVPTSELFRAMQNGTIDAVQSDDDSMQSPTEVTVFGGYFPFASRYSLDVPVLFNQYGLKEIWDQEYAAVGVKHISAGAWDPCHFATKDPINSLADLEGKRVFTFPTAGRFLAQFGVVPMQLPWEDIQVALQTGELDGIAWSGITEDYTVGWADVTQYFLTNNISGAWIGHFFANADRWAEVPDKLKMLMEVCFEQSHYYRQWWYWGGEADLRVNGPKLQLTSIPDEEWATVEERARAFWDEIAAESEVKARVVEIFKRYNDVMAKAGRPYRYT; this is encoded by the coding sequence ATGACGACACGACGCAAGTTTCTGATGACCGCGCCCCTGGCCGCAGGGGCCGCCACCCTGGCCGCGCCCGCCGTCCATGCGCAGGGCGCGCCGATCCGCTGGCGGATGCAGACCTATGCGGGCGCCGCCTTGGGCGAACACGTGGTCAAGCCCGCCATAGACCGCTTCAACGCCATCGCCGAAGGCCAGATGCAGATCGAGCTTTACTACGCCGACCAGCTTGTGCCCACGTCGGAACTGTTCCGCGCCATGCAGAACGGCACCATCGACGCGGTGCAGTCCGACGACGATTCCATGCAGTCGCCCACCGAGGTGACCGTGTTCGGCGGATACTTCCCCTTTGCCAGCCGCTACAGCCTGGATGTGCCGGTGCTGTTCAACCAATACGGCCTGAAGGAAATCTGGGACCAGGAATACGCGGCCGTGGGGGTCAAGCACATCTCGGCCGGGGCCTGGGATCCGTGCCATTTCGCCACAAAGGATCCGATCAACAGCCTGGCCGACCTGGAGGGCAAGCGGGTCTTCACCTTCCCGACCGCTGGCCGGTTCCTCGCGCAGTTCGGCGTGGTGCCCATGCAGCTTCCGTGGGAGGATATCCAGGTCGCCCTGCAGACCGGGGAACTGGACGGCATTGCCTGGTCCGGCATCACCGAGGATTACACGGTCGGCTGGGCCGACGTGACCCAGTATTTTCTCACGAACAACATCTCGGGCGCCTGGATCGGGCATTTCTTCGCCAATGCCGACCGCTGGGCCGAGGTGCCGGACAAGCTGAAGATGCTGATGGAGGTCTGCTTCGAGCAGTCCCATTACTATCGCCAGTGGTGGTATTGGGGCGGCGAGGCCGATCTGCGCGTGAACGGCCCCAAGCTGCAACTGACCTCGATCCCTGACGAGGAATGGGCCACCGTCGAGGAACGCGCCCGCGCCTTCTGGGACGAGATTGCCGCCGAATCCGAGGTCAAGGCCCGCGTCGTGGAAATCTTCAAGCGATACAACGACGTCATGGCCAAGGCGGGCCGGCCCTATCGCTATACCTGA
- a CDS encoding glutamine synthetase family protein, protein MPANLTLDSLRTAFDAGDIDTVLVVFPDMQGRLMGKRFHAGFFLDGGHQETHCCNYLLALDMEMNTVPGYRSAGWEQGYGDYVMRPDLSTLRRLPWLPGTAMVMCDLLDHHTHQEIAVSPRAILKRQIARAREMGFDALMATELEFYLFDNSYESLRGGVTGLVPSSGYNEDYHIFQTTREEDVMRAVRNHLYGAGIPIESTKGEADAGQIEVNYRYSDALDTADNHTIIKQGVKEIAWSRGKSVTFMAKYDTAKAGSAAHVHQSLWAGDKPAFHDPGDDHGMSATMKHFLAGQLAGADQMMVFLAPYVNSYKRFCTGLFAPTKAVWSCDNRTAGFRVCGEGTKGVRVECRIPGADANPYLACAALLAAGLDGIERKLELEPEIRGDLYRAENVPEVPKTLRDAAERLKASDLYRRAFGGDVVDHYHHAAEWEIAETDRIVTDHDLRRLLERA, encoded by the coding sequence ATGCCTGCAAACCTGACACTCGACAGCCTGAGGACGGCCTTTGACGCCGGCGATATCGACACCGTCCTGGTGGTCTTTCCCGACATGCAGGGCCGCCTGATGGGCAAGCGGTTCCACGCCGGCTTCTTCCTGGACGGCGGCCACCAGGAGACCCATTGCTGCAACTATCTGCTGGCGCTCGACATGGAGATGAACACCGTGCCGGGCTATCGCAGCGCGGGTTGGGAACAGGGCTATGGCGATTACGTCATGCGCCCGGACCTGTCCACGCTGCGCCGCCTGCCATGGCTGCCGGGCACCGCGATGGTCATGTGCGACCTGCTGGACCACCACACGCACCAGGAGATCGCGGTGTCCCCCCGCGCGATCCTGAAACGCCAGATCGCCCGTGCCCGCGAAATGGGGTTTGACGCGTTGATGGCGACGGAACTGGAATTCTATCTGTTCGACAACAGCTATGAAAGCCTGCGCGGCGGCGTCACCGGGTTGGTGCCATCGTCCGGCTATAACGAGGATTACCACATCTTCCAGACCACCCGAGAGGAAGACGTGATGCGCGCCGTGCGCAACCACCTGTATGGCGCAGGCATCCCCATCGAGAGCACCAAGGGAGAGGCCGACGCGGGCCAGATCGAGGTGAACTATCGCTATTCCGACGCGCTCGATACGGCGGACAACCACACGATCATCAAGCAGGGAGTCAAGGAAATCGCCTGGTCGCGCGGCAAGTCCGTGACCTTCATGGCGAAATACGACACCGCCAAGGCGGGATCGGCGGCCCATGTGCATCAATCGCTATGGGCTGGTGACAAGCCCGCCTTCCATGACCCCGGCGACGACCACGGCATGTCGGCCACAATGAAGCATTTCCTGGCGGGTCAGCTTGCCGGGGCCGACCAGATGATGGTCTTTCTGGCGCCCTATGTGAACAGCTACAAGCGGTTCTGCACCGGGCTGTTCGCGCCGACCAAGGCCGTCTGGTCCTGCGACAACCGCACGGCGGGTTTCCGAGTCTGCGGCGAAGGGACCAAGGGCGTGCGGGTCGAATGCCGCATCCCCGGCGCGGATGCCAACCCCTATCTGGCCTGCGCCGCGCTGCTTGCCGCAGGCTTGGACGGGATCGAGCGCAAGCTGGAACTGGAGCCGGAGATCCGCGGCGACCTGTATCGGGCGGAAAACGTGCCCGAGGTTCCCAAGACCCTGCGCGACGCCGCCGAACGTCTGAAAGCATCGGACCTTTACAGGCGGGCCTTTGGCGGCGATGTGGTCGATCATTATCACCACGCCGCGGAGTGGGAGATTGCCGAGACCGACCGCATCGTCACCGACCACGACCTGCGCCGACTGCTGGAACGCGCCTAA
- a CDS encoding aldehyde dehydrogenase family protein, whose product MKDINLISPIDGSVLIRRTPLDRDAAQVAVARARAAQAEWAARPLDDRIALVKAGVAALTAMKDDIATELAQQMGRPIRFGAGEMGGVNARTDYMADIAAETLAPKVIEDSNSFRRVLAREALGVVFVIAPWNYPFLTAINTIVPALIAGNAVVLKHASQTLLAGERLAQAFHAGGVPEDVFQNVVLDHATTESLIAARTFDFVNFTGSVAGGRAIERAAAGTFVPLGLELGGKDPGYVRADADLDAAVEGLMDGAMFNSGQCCCGIERIYVHDSLYDVFVEKALAWVNALKLGDPLDPATTLGPMAHVRFAQTVRDQVAEAVGQGARALIDPSAFPQDDGAAYLAPQVLVDVDHSMRVMVEESFGPVVGIMRVSDDDEAIRLMNDSPYGLTASIWTRDDDAAAAIGARIQTGTVFMNRADYLDPALCWTGCKDTGRGGSLSYLGYLSVTRPKSYHLKRA is encoded by the coding sequence ATGAAAGACATCAACCTGATTTCCCCCATCGACGGATCGGTGCTGATCCGGCGCACACCCCTGGACCGCGACGCCGCCCAGGTCGCTGTGGCCCGCGCGCGCGCGGCTCAGGCGGAATGGGCCGCCCGCCCGCTGGACGACCGGATCGCCCTGGTGAAGGCGGGCGTGGCCGCGCTGACCGCCATGAAGGACGACATCGCCACAGAACTGGCGCAACAGATGGGCCGCCCCATCCGCTTCGGCGCCGGAGAGATGGGCGGCGTGAACGCCCGCACTGACTACATGGCGGACATCGCCGCCGAGACGCTGGCCCCGAAGGTAATTGAGGACAGCAACAGCTTCCGCCGCGTCCTGGCGCGCGAGGCCTTGGGCGTGGTCTTCGTGATCGCTCCCTGGAACTATCCTTTTCTGACGGCGATCAACACCATCGTACCTGCGCTGATCGCAGGCAATGCGGTGGTGCTGAAGCACGCCAGCCAGACCCTGCTGGCGGGCGAACGGCTGGCCCAAGCCTTCCACGCGGGTGGCGTGCCCGAAGATGTGTTCCAGAATGTCGTTCTGGATCACGCGACGACGGAAAGTCTGATCGCCGCGCGGACCTTCGACTTCGTGAACTTCACGGGATCGGTCGCGGGGGGCCGCGCCATCGAACGCGCGGCGGCGGGCACCTTTGTGCCCCTGGGCCTGGAACTGGGCGGCAAGGATCCGGGCTATGTCCGCGCTGACGCCGATCTGGACGCGGCGGTCGAGGGGCTGATGGACGGCGCGATGTTCAATTCCGGCCAATGCTGCTGCGGGATCGAGCGGATTTATGTCCATGACAGCCTGTATGACGTCTTTGTCGAAAAGGCCTTGGCCTGGGTGAACGCGCTGAAGCTGGGCGATCCGCTGGACCCTGCCACGACGCTGGGGCCGATGGCCCATGTCCGCTTTGCTCAAACCGTCCGCGACCAGGTGGCTGAAGCGGTGGGCCAGGGTGCGCGTGCGCTGATCGATCCGTCCGCCTTTCCGCAGGACGACGGCGCAGCCTATCTTGCCCCGCAGGTGCTGGTGGATGTCGATCATTCCATGCGCGTGATGGTCGAGGAAAGCTTCGGCCCGGTCGTGGGCATCATGCGCGTGTCAGACGACGATGAGGCGATCCGCCTGATGAACGACAGCCCCTATGGCCTGACCGCCAGCATCTGGACGCGCGACGACGATGCCGCCGCCGCGATCGGCGCGCGGATCCAGACCGGTACCGTCTTCATGAACCGTGCCGATTATCTTGACCCCGCGCTGTGCTGGACCGGGTGCAAGGACACGGGGCGCGGCGGCAGCCTGTCCTATCTTGGTTACCTTTCCGTGACCCGCCCGAAATCCTATCACCTGAAAAGGGCGTGA
- a CDS encoding iron-containing alcohol dehydrogenase produces MTFDVPNRNWSYPTAIKFGTGRISELADHAKAAGLSRPLLVTDRALADLPITAGALDVLDRAGLGRAVFSDVDPNPTEANMAAGIAAYRAGGHDGVICFGGGSALDLGKMVALMTGQRADLSVWDLEDVDDWFTRADADAIAPLVAVPTTAGTGSEVGRAGVLTNSETHRKKIIFHPRLMPTVTICDPELTVGMPAFVTAGTGMDALAHCLEAYCSPHYHPMSQGIALEGMRLVFENLPVVYRDPGNLTARAHMMSAALMGAVAFQKGLGAIHSLSHPVGAVYGTHHGTTNAVVMPAVLDFNRPAIEDRIAAAAAYLGIHGGFDGFRSRIVALCSELKIPKGLAAMGVQADRLDELTAMALEDPSCGGNPIPMTTQNTRSMFEAAM; encoded by the coding sequence ATGACCTTTGATGTCCCCAACCGCAACTGGTCCTATCCGACCGCGATCAAGTTCGGCACGGGCCGGATTTCGGAACTGGCCGACCATGCGAAGGCCGCGGGCCTGTCGCGCCCGCTGCTGGTCACCGACAGGGCCTTGGCTGACCTGCCCATCACCGCCGGCGCGCTGGATGTCCTGGACCGCGCGGGGCTTGGCCGCGCCGTCTTTTCCGACGTGGACCCCAACCCGACCGAGGCGAACATGGCGGCGGGCATCGCGGCATACCGGGCAGGCGGGCATGACGGGGTGATCTGCTTCGGTGGCGGATCGGCATTGGATCTGGGCAAGATGGTCGCCCTGATGACTGGGCAGCGCGCCGACTTGTCGGTCTGGGATCTGGAGGATGTGGACGATTGGTTCACCCGCGCGGATGCCGATGCCATCGCCCCCCTCGTCGCCGTGCCGACCACGGCGGGCACGGGCAGCGAGGTCGGGCGCGCGGGGGTGCTGACCAATTCGGAAACCCATCGCAAAAAGATCATCTTTCACCCCCGGCTGATGCCAACGGTCACGATCTGCGATCCCGAACTGACCGTCGGGATGCCCGCCTTTGTCACCGCAGGCACTGGCATGGACGCTCTGGCCCATTGCTTGGAGGCGTATTGCTCGCCTCATTACCACCCGATGAGCCAGGGGATCGCGCTTGAAGGGATGCGCCTGGTCTTCGAGAACCTGCCGGTCGTCTATCGCGACCCCGGCAACCTGACCGCGCGCGCCCATATGATGAGCGCGGCGCTGATGGGTGCTGTCGCGTTCCAAAAGGGTCTTGGCGCGATCCATTCTCTGTCCCACCCGGTCGGCGCGGTCTATGGCACCCATCACGGCACCACCAATGCGGTGGTGATGCCCGCCGTCCTGGACTTCAACCGTCCCGCCATCGAGGATCGCATCGCCGCCGCTGCCGCCTATCTGGGCATCCACGGCGGCTTCGACGGCTTCCGCAGCCGGATCGTGGCGCTGTGTTCTGAACTGAAAATTCCCAAGGGCCTGGCCGCGATGGGCGTCCAGGCCGACCGCCTGGATGAATTGACCGCCATGGCTCTGGAAGACCCCTCCTGCGGGGGGAACCCCATACCCATGACAACCCAAAACACCCGGTCGATGTTCGAGGCGGCCATGTAG
- a CDS encoding DUF2934 domain-containing protein, with product MDDTERIRQRAHQIWEAEGRPEGREAEHWAQAEDDLQRDSATGGDALSGGYEDDGLLELPAELASGDESAADGRIVEAGESGISGGLDEAEEAILSPVYPDGEDRR from the coding sequence ATGGACGACACCGAACGAATTCGCCAGCGCGCGCATCAGATTTGGGAAGCGGAAGGACGCCCCGAAGGCCGTGAGGCAGAGCATTGGGCGCAGGCCGAGGATGATCTTCAACGCGACAGTGCCACAGGGGGCGATGCGTTGTCCGGGGGATACGAGGACGACGGCCTTTTGGAACTTCCTGCCGAACTTGCGTCAGGAGACGAGAGTGCAGCAGATGGGCGCATTGTCGAGGCTGGCGAGAGCGGGATCTCGGGTGGTCTCGACGAAGCGGAAGAAGCCATTCTGTCGCCAGTCTATCCAGATGGAGAGGACCGCCGCTGA
- a CDS encoding winged helix-turn-helix domain-containing protein: MGKPHPMELRTRGVAYVDEGHRHREVARHFRVSPKFVNDLVKLRRETGLLRPRRQGNGGGHGKLAGVTSWLKARVTAKGEITLDELVVELAKTHGIAVHRATVWRVLRGLGLTHKKALQALEQKRQGVAGLRHVWIARRQPFMANHLERLAFLDGEA, translated from the coding sequence ATGGGCAAGCCACATCCAATGGAGCTTCGGACGCGGGGTGTCGCGTATGTGGATGAAGGCCACAGGCATCGCGAGGTGGCGCGGCACTTTCGAGTGTCGCCCAAATTCGTCAACGATCTGGTGAAGCTGCGGCGCGAGACCGGGTTGCTGAGGCCGAGGCGGCAAGGCAATGGTGGGGGACATGGCAAGCTCGCCGGCGTGACCAGTTGGCTCAAGGCGCGTGTTACGGCCAAAGGTGAGATAACGCTTGATGAGTTGGTGGTCGAACTGGCAAAAACCCACGGCATCGCCGTCCACCGTGCCACCGTCTGGCGGGTGTTGCGCGGGCTCGGACTGACACACAAAAAAGCCCTGCAGGCGCTTGAACAGAAGCGCCAGGGCGTCGCTGGCCTGCGTCATGTCTGGATCGCGAGGCGCCAGCCTTTCATGGCCAATCACCTAGAGCGGCTGGCTTTCCTTGATGGTGAGGCGTGA
- a CDS encoding IS630 family transposase has protein sequence MVRREPATGPRATPNGIKTNMTKTTGWAPCGQRLVDHAPFGHWRSQTFIAALRHDRLDAPWVIDGAMNAEMFNLYPKTQLVPTLHPGDVVILDNLSSHKSPAAAAALRDVGAWFLRRTPYSPDLNPIEMAFSKLKALIRKAAARTYDQLWAAVGKVCDLFSDEECYNYFKAAGHEVD, from the coding sequence ATGGTGAGGCGTGAGCCCGCCACCGGTCCGAGGGCCACGCCGAACGGAATCAAGACGAACATGACCAAGACCACCGGCTGGGCGCCTTGTGGGCAGCGCCTCGTCGATCATGCGCCGTTCGGACATTGGCGGAGCCAGACCTTCATTGCAGCTCTGCGCCATGACCGGTTGGACGCGCCTTGGGTGATCGATGGGGCAATGAACGCCGAGATGTTCAACCTTTATCCCAAAACCCAGTTGGTCCCGACACTCCATCCCGGCGACGTTGTCATTCTGGACAACCTTTCCAGCCATAAAAGTCCTGCCGCAGCGGCAGCGCTGCGCGATGTCGGCGCGTGGTTCCTGCGCCGGACGCCATACAGTCCTGACCTCAACCCGATCGAAATGGCCTTCTCCAAACTCAAGGCGCTGATCAGAAAAGCCGCCGCCCGAACCTACGATCAGCTTTGGGCGGCGGTTGGCAAGGTCTGCGACCTCTTCTCCGACGAGGAATGCTACAACTACTTCAAAGCCGCAGGGCATGAGGTCGATTGA